One window of Psychrobacillus sp. FSL H8-0483 genomic DNA carries:
- a CDS encoding anion permease has translation MKETSGSTIKWVPFFITIAIGIIIWFIPAPAGVEESAWHLFAVFVATIVGFISKPLPMGAISIIALAVIAVTNTLTIEETLSGFGNSTIWLIVIAFFISRGFIKTGLGERIAYVFVRLFGKKTLSLSYSLLISDLILAPAIPSNTARAGGVIFPIIQSLSRTFGSKPEDGTERKMGAFLLTVGFQGNLITSAMFMTAMAANPLIVKLASDTAGVTITWFGWATAMIVPGLVALIVVPFIIYKFFPPEIKQTPEASRIAKEKLDEFGPLKSSEKRMIAVFIVVLGLWIGGDSLGIGATTAALIGLSLLLLLEVLIWSDIKKEQGAWDTLVWFATLFMMASYMNKLGLIPWFSKEVSSFVSGYNWMFAVLILALIYFYSHYFFASSTAHISAMYAAFLSVMLQAGAPAMLAVILLAAFSNLFGATTHYGAGPAPVFFGAGYIEQKKWWTVGFIVSIVTILIFLIVGGLWWKLLGYW, from the coding sequence ATGAAAGAAACATCAGGAAGTACGATAAAGTGGGTTCCATTCTTCATTACCATTGCAATTGGTATTATTATTTGGTTTATACCGGCACCTGCTGGAGTAGAAGAAAGTGCATGGCATTTGTTTGCTGTGTTTGTTGCGACAATTGTCGGGTTTATTTCAAAACCATTACCTATGGGAGCTATTTCAATTATTGCTCTGGCAGTGATCGCGGTGACTAATACGTTAACAATTGAAGAAACGCTAAGTGGGTTTGGTAATTCAACAATTTGGCTTATCGTTATTGCGTTCTTTATTTCGCGTGGATTTATTAAAACGGGTTTAGGTGAACGCATTGCTTATGTATTTGTTCGGTTATTTGGAAAGAAAACGTTAAGCTTGTCGTATTCTTTATTGATAAGTGATTTAATTTTGGCGCCTGCTATTCCGAGTAATACGGCACGTGCAGGTGGTGTGATTTTTCCTATTATCCAATCCTTATCACGTACATTTGGTTCTAAACCAGAAGACGGTACAGAACGTAAAATGGGAGCCTTTCTTTTGACGGTAGGATTTCAAGGGAACTTGATTACATCTGCTATGTTTATGACAGCCATGGCAGCCAATCCTTTAATTGTTAAGCTAGCGAGTGATACGGCTGGTGTGACAATAACGTGGTTTGGATGGGCAACCGCTATGATTGTTCCTGGATTAGTAGCATTGATTGTTGTTCCATTTATTATCTATAAGTTTTTTCCTCCAGAGATTAAACAAACTCCAGAAGCAAGTCGAATTGCAAAAGAGAAATTAGATGAGTTTGGGCCTTTAAAAAGCTCTGAGAAACGCATGATTGCAGTGTTTATTGTTGTTTTAGGGCTTTGGATTGGTGGGGATTCTTTAGGTATTGGTGCCACAACAGCTGCTTTAATTGGACTTTCCTTACTTTTATTATTAGAAGTACTGATATGGTCAGATATTAAGAAGGAACAAGGAGCATGGGATACGCTTGTTTGGTTTGCAACGCTCTTTATGATGGCCTCTTACATGAACAAGCTTGGACTGATTCCATGGTTTAGTAAAGAGGTCAGTTCGTTTGTGTCTGGCTATAACTGGATGTTTGCGGTATTGATATTAGCACTTATCTATTTCTATTCACACTATTTCTTTGCAAGTTCTACAGCGCATATTAGTGCTATGTATGCCGCGTTTCTATCTGTTATGCTTCAAGCGGGAGCACCGGCCATGCTTGCGGTGATCCTATTAGCAGCATTCAGTAATTTATTTGGTGCTACAACTCATTACGGCGCTGGTCCTGCCCCTGTATTCTTTGGCGCAGGTTATATTGAACAGAAGAAATGGTGGACGGTAGGCTTTATTGTTTCTATCGTTACAATTCTCATTTTTCTTATAGTCGGTGGCTTATGGTGGAAACTACTTGGCTATTGGTAA
- a CDS encoding LysE family transporter, with protein MIWKGFRFGMFLQIAVGPICLFIFQTAATSGFVEAEVGVLGVVIVDCLFILAAMFGIGAILNKYKKAKQMIHYFGAAVLIVFGLSNIVGFFDVSLMPNLEQGAGSVFWKTVVLTVSNPLTILFWAGVFSTKIVEENITQQDLYSFGLGAVLSTLFFLTMISILGSFLTIFLAPAILKVLNLIVGLVLVGFGIKTLMKVKSA; from the coding sequence ATGATTTGGAAAGGGTTTCGATTTGGGATGTTCCTACAGATTGCTGTAGGGCCTATCTGCTTATTTATTTTTCAGACTGCTGCAACATCAGGATTTGTTGAAGCAGAGGTTGGCGTTTTAGGTGTAGTCATTGTGGATTGCTTATTCATTCTTGCTGCGATGTTTGGTATAGGAGCGATATTGAACAAATATAAAAAAGCAAAACAAATGATACATTACTTTGGGGCAGCTGTCTTAATTGTTTTTGGTTTAAGTAATATAGTAGGTTTTTTCGATGTGTCTCTAATGCCGAATTTGGAACAAGGTGCAGGGAGTGTTTTTTGGAAAACAGTTGTTTTAACTGTTTCGAATCCTTTAACGATCTTATTCTGGGCTGGTGTTTTCTCGACAAAAATAGTCGAAGAAAATATAACACAACAGGACCTATATTCTTTTGGGCTCGGAGCAGTTTTATCGACGTTATTTTTTCTAACAATGATTTCGATTTTAGGTAGTTTTCTGACGATATTTTTGGCACCAGCTATTCTGAAAGTATTAAATTTAATCGTAGGATTAGTGTTGGTCGGTTTTGGGATAAAAACGCTAATGAAAGTCAAGTCTGCATAA
- a CDS encoding VOC family protein, whose amino-acid sequence MSKSFIEQVHYIRIPVKDLELSAQWYRDVLGLQLLNNTEELAILKVNEGPFLLILVPTEDETFAHFTIDNEQEFSIGFTSPELSKFHQHLIDNQVKVEDIKEDNGHAFFHFYDPNGNKLQVHW is encoded by the coding sequence ATGAGTAAATCATTTATTGAACAAGTACATTATATTAGAATTCCTGTAAAAGATTTAGAACTGTCTGCACAATGGTATAGAGATGTATTAGGGCTCCAGTTACTAAACAATACTGAGGAACTTGCAATTTTAAAAGTAAATGAAGGACCTTTCTTACTTATCTTAGTTCCTACCGAAGATGAAACATTTGCACATTTTACAATTGATAATGAACAAGAATTTAGCATTGGCTTTACAAGTCCAGAATTATCTAAATTTCATCAACACTTAATTGATAATCAAGTTAAGGTCGAGGATATAAAAGAAGATAATGGTCATGCCTTTTTCCACTTTTATGACCCAAATGGTAATAAACTTCAAGTACACTGGTAA
- a CDS encoding ABC transporter ATP-binding protein, protein MSKQKKSQAQGGVHMGPGGGNMMMMGGQKAKNFKGTFRRLLSYLKPRRNQLLAVFVAAILSTVFMIAGPKIMGNAITKLFEGAYGKLKGVPGAAIDFNGIGQLLLLLGGLYIFSSLFSYIQQYIMSSVAQKTVYSLREDVNEKLEKIPLKYYDGRPNGETLSRVTNDIDTIGSTLQQSVTQFITSIVTIIGIIIMMLTISPILTLISIVSLPMSIFVIRPILKRSQKHFASQQKNLGQLNGHIEEMYTGHQVVKAFGHEKKAVDQFDEINEKLYESGRKAQFISGMIMPLMFFIGNLSYVLISIIGGILVINRAISIGDIQAFITYSRQFTQPITQTANIANILQSTIAAAERVFELLDEEEEVQEITSMKLGRAKGEVTFEHVDFGYGDNLLIEDMNIHVLPGQTVAIVGPTGAGKTTLINLLMRFYELNNGKILIDGLDTRSMSRSDLRTTFGMVLQDTWLFNGTIKDNIAYGKKGATDEEIFAAAKTARADHFIRTLPDGYETVLNEEASNISQGQKQLLTIARAVLADPPIMILDEATSSVDTRTELLIQHGMIRLMEGRTSFVIAHRLSTIKDADLILVMDQGKVIEQGSHTELLNENGFYADLYNSQFSNKISI, encoded by the coding sequence ATGAGTAAGCAAAAAAAATCGCAAGCTCAAGGTGGAGTCCACATGGGACCTGGCGGCGGAAATATGATGATGATGGGTGGTCAAAAGGCAAAAAACTTTAAAGGTACGTTTCGACGCCTTCTCTCCTACTTGAAACCACGTCGTAATCAGTTACTCGCAGTATTTGTTGCAGCCATTTTGAGTACAGTTTTTATGATTGCAGGCCCGAAAATAATGGGGAACGCAATCACTAAATTATTTGAAGGTGCTTATGGAAAGCTAAAAGGGGTACCCGGAGCTGCAATTGATTTTAATGGAATCGGTCAACTATTACTTCTTCTCGGTGGCTTATATATATTCAGTAGCCTATTTAGCTATATTCAACAGTACATCATGTCGAGTGTAGCTCAAAAAACCGTTTATAGTTTAAGAGAAGATGTAAACGAAAAATTGGAGAAGATACCATTAAAATATTACGATGGTCGTCCAAATGGAGAAACTTTAAGTCGAGTAACCAATGATATCGATACAATAGGTAGTACACTTCAGCAAAGTGTGACTCAGTTTATTACATCGATCGTTACTATTATTGGAATTATCATTATGATGCTAACAATAAGTCCTATTTTAACTTTAATATCCATTGTAAGTTTACCAATGTCCATTTTCGTTATTCGACCTATATTAAAAAGATCACAAAAACACTTTGCATCCCAGCAAAAAAATCTTGGTCAATTAAATGGTCACATTGAAGAAATGTATACCGGACATCAAGTCGTTAAAGCCTTTGGTCACGAGAAAAAGGCAGTTGATCAGTTTGATGAGATCAACGAAAAATTATATGAATCAGGTCGTAAAGCGCAATTTATCTCAGGAATGATTATGCCTTTAATGTTTTTCATTGGGAACTTAAGTTATGTTCTAATTAGCATTATTGGTGGTATTTTAGTCATAAACCGCGCCATCTCAATTGGTGACATTCAAGCATTTATTACGTATTCACGTCAGTTTACACAGCCAATTACACAAACAGCGAACATTGCGAACATTTTACAGTCCACAATTGCAGCTGCAGAGCGTGTTTTCGAATTGCTCGATGAGGAAGAAGAAGTCCAAGAAATAACATCGATGAAATTAGGAAGGGCAAAAGGCGAAGTCACTTTTGAGCATGTCGATTTTGGATATGGAGATAACCTGTTAATAGAGGATATGAACATTCATGTTTTACCTGGTCAAACTGTCGCAATTGTAGGACCTACTGGCGCTGGAAAAACAACATTGATCAATCTATTAATGAGGTTTTATGAACTAAATAATGGGAAAATCTTAATAGACGGACTCGACACTCGGAGTATGTCCCGCTCTGACCTTCGTACAACGTTTGGAATGGTACTACAAGATACATGGCTCTTCAACGGGACGATTAAAGATAATATTGCTTACGGGAAAAAAGGTGCAACAGACGAGGAAATTTTCGCAGCTGCTAAAACAGCACGTGCTGATCACTTTATTCGTACATTACCTGATGGATATGAAACAGTTTTAAACGAAGAAGCATCGAACATATCTCAAGGTCAAAAGCAGCTATTAACAATTGCTCGAGCTGTTCTTGCAGATCCTCCTATTATGATATTAGATGAAGCAACTTCAAGTGTGGATACACGTACTGAATTGCTCATCCAACATGGGATGATTCGTTTAATGGAGGGAAGAACTAGCTTCGTTATTGCTCACCGCCTCTCTACGATTAAGGACGCTGATTTAATCTTAGTGATGGATCAAGGAAAAGTAATCGAACAAGGATCTCATACAGAGCTACTAAATGAAAATGGCTTTTATGCCGATTTGTATAACAGTCAGTTTTCTAACAAAATTTCTATATAA
- a CDS encoding PH domain-containing protein, with amino-acid sequence MFKKMAADALGLSDIGVVVPKADFDKTEADDFVMHESGEVIYFLIKTKSDEYCFTNKALIHVDGQNAMSKKRMLRRYDYAYHPITNVALETAGTIDLDVEIKFTIGDVPLSIDIHKKFATDIKDLYKVLHAISIEGKENEKKFDIAQASLSYAAQSIGRISSQDVTPAESFEAITRFSTDWMIEQKDKYVRKDFSDLFDLYINK; translated from the coding sequence ATGTTTAAAAAAATGGCTGCAGATGCATTAGGACTTTCAGATATAGGGGTTGTTGTACCAAAAGCGGACTTTGATAAAACAGAGGCAGACGATTTTGTCATGCACGAATCAGGCGAAGTTATCTATTTCCTTATCAAAACAAAATCTGATGAATATTGCTTTACGAATAAGGCTCTAATTCATGTTGATGGTCAAAATGCAATGAGTAAAAAAAGAATGCTTAGAAGATATGACTACGCATATCATCCAATAACGAATGTGGCACTAGAGACAGCAGGCACAATCGACCTAGATGTAGAAATCAAATTCACAATCGGCGATGTTCCTCTGTCCATTGATATCCACAAAAAATTTGCAACTGATATTAAAGATCTATACAAAGTACTTCATGCTATTTCAATTGAAGGGAAAGAAAATGAGAAAAAATTTGATATCGCTCAAGCAAGCCTATCATACGCTGCTCAATCCATCGGAAGAATCTCAAGTCAAGATGTCACACCTGCCGAATCATTCGAAGCAATTACTCGCTTCTCAACTGACTGGATGATCGAACAGAAAGACAAATACGTTAGAAAAGACTTTAGCGATTTGTTTGATCTGTATATTAATAAGTAA
- a CDS encoding glycosyltransferase codes for MRDFIILLFQATSFFVIFYMGITAVSYIVLFLFSLKNVMREGKLIKSESLEDIAINERTYPVSIIVPAFNEEVGVVSTVRSLLTLQYPQYEIIIVDDGSKDDTLNKLIEELKLEKIDLAVRKHMNTQTIKATYKSNISSLITVVSKENGGKADALNCGINVSKYPYFCAIDGDSILEQDALLKVMKPIIDTEGKVIAVGGSVRIANGTTISRSKVEAINLPKNPLVIMQIVEYFRAFLIGRLGFTKINQLLIISGAFGLFHKNTVIKSGGYKVDTVGEDMELIVRLHRMIKDEKLDLQLKYIPDPVCWTEAPSSIKVLKSQRVRWQIGLAETLNAHKKMFFNPKYGLIGFIGFPYFVTVELLGAVIEILGFFLIVGGLLFGFLDPFVIGVILTITILYGSFISSLSILLEELTMFKYPKVKHLVLLFLWALTESFWFRPLLVLWRLEGLLKSFRRQKSEWGKMERKGISSDSH; via the coding sequence ATGAGAGACTTTATTATACTATTGTTTCAAGCTACTTCTTTCTTTGTAATATTTTACATGGGAATTACAGCAGTGAGCTATATCGTGTTATTTCTCTTCTCTCTAAAAAATGTAATGCGTGAAGGAAAACTCATCAAGTCTGAGTCACTAGAGGATATCGCAATAAATGAAAGAACATATCCAGTATCGATAATTGTACCAGCTTTTAATGAAGAAGTCGGTGTAGTAAGTACTGTTCGATCACTTTTAACATTACAATATCCGCAATATGAAATTATCATTGTAGATGATGGGTCAAAGGACGATACGTTAAATAAATTAATCGAAGAGCTTAAGTTAGAGAAAATTGATTTAGCCGTTCGAAAACATATGAATACTCAGACAATTAAAGCTACGTACAAATCAAACATATCTTCTCTAATTACTGTAGTTTCAAAAGAAAACGGAGGCAAAGCGGACGCCTTAAATTGTGGTATCAATGTATCTAAGTATCCTTATTTCTGTGCAATAGATGGGGACTCCATCTTAGAACAAGATGCATTATTAAAGGTTATGAAGCCTATTATTGATACAGAGGGAAAAGTAATAGCAGTAGGAGGATCTGTTCGGATTGCTAATGGGACAACCATTTCTCGAAGTAAAGTAGAAGCCATTAACCTTCCTAAAAATCCTTTAGTCATAATGCAAATAGTAGAATATTTTAGAGCTTTTCTAATCGGACGACTCGGCTTTACAAAAATAAACCAACTACTCATCATTTCTGGTGCATTTGGGCTTTTCCATAAGAACACAGTTATAAAATCCGGTGGCTATAAAGTAGATACAGTAGGTGAAGATATGGAACTAATCGTCCGTTTGCACAGAATGATTAAAGATGAGAAATTGGATTTACAGTTGAAATATATCCCAGACCCTGTATGTTGGACGGAAGCACCAAGTTCTATAAAAGTATTAAAATCACAGCGAGTACGATGGCAAATAGGCTTAGCGGAAACTTTGAATGCACATAAGAAGATGTTTTTTAATCCCAAATACGGATTGATAGGATTTATCGGTTTTCCATACTTCGTTACTGTTGAATTATTAGGTGCTGTTATTGAAATACTAGGATTTTTCTTAATAGTAGGAGGTTTATTATTTGGATTTTTAGATCCATTTGTTATTGGTGTCATTTTAACCATCACCATACTTTACGGGTCGTTTATCTCTTCTTTATCTATCCTTTTAGAAGAATTAACTATGTTTAAATACCCAAAAGTAAAGCACTTAGTCCTTTTATTTTTATGGGCTTTAACAGAATCATTTTGGTTCCGTCCGCTCTTGGTACTTTGGCGATTGGAAGGACTATTAAAATCATTCCGCCGTCAAAAATCAGAATGGGGTAAAATGGAACGAAAAGGAATTTCATCTGATTCACATTAA
- a CDS encoding DUF2071 domain-containing protein: MFRKEWIMTQEWHDVLFLHWPVSPDDLREHIPPELELDLYNGRAWIGLVSFEVKENRPRFFPPTLGFKSYLQLNVRTYVKYKGRVGVHFFNLLVNNSLIVKLTKLGNFLPYRYAEISMMWRKNTCTFHSTSKDRKNVSETLVTTFQPIPSPTKTNQFDQWLTERYHLWTKTKDHLFRIDISHSPWILKNVTAMINENTMASFIKNDFRVNQPIAHYSKMKKAKMFLPVKEDSGEAEV, encoded by the coding sequence ATGTTTAGGAAAGAGTGGATAATGACACAAGAATGGCATGATGTATTATTTCTACATTGGCCAGTTTCTCCGGATGATTTACGTGAACATATTCCTCCTGAACTAGAACTGGACCTCTATAACGGTAGAGCGTGGATAGGGTTAGTATCCTTTGAAGTAAAAGAAAATCGACCTAGATTTTTTCCACCAACCCTTGGTTTTAAATCTTATTTGCAACTAAATGTTCGTACGTATGTTAAGTATAAGGGGAGAGTAGGTGTTCATTTCTTTAATTTACTTGTGAATAATTCGTTAATTGTAAAATTGACAAAACTCGGCAACTTTTTGCCTTATCGTTATGCAGAGATAAGCATGATGTGGCGTAAGAATACATGTACATTTCATAGCACGAGTAAAGATAGAAAAAATGTTTCTGAAACGCTTGTTACTACATTTCAACCAATACCTAGCCCGACTAAAACTAACCAATTTGATCAATGGCTGACAGAACGTTATCATTTATGGACAAAAACGAAAGATCACTTATTTCGCATAGATATTAGTCATTCACCTTGGATTTTGAAAAATGTAACCGCTATGATTAACGAAAATACAATGGCATCATTTATTAAGAATGATTTTCGAGTAAACCAACCGATTGCTCATTATTCTAAAATGAAAAAAGCTAAAATGTTCCTGCCTGTAAAGGAAGATAGTGGAGAAGCAGAAGTGTAA
- a CDS encoding Lrp/AsnC family transcriptional regulator, producing MIDLIDAKILEALKKNGRATASEISKQVNLSIPAVSERIRKLEDSKIIEQYTVKINREKMGYKLLAMIFLNIDHAANIKNFREAIIQFTEVIECHHMAGEYDYLLKVLVEDTAELEILLNDRLKSIQGVATSNTLIVLSTLKENSNR from the coding sequence CTGATAGATCTAATTGATGCGAAGATTTTAGAAGCTTTAAAGAAGAATGGAAGGGCTACAGCATCGGAAATCAGCAAGCAAGTGAACTTATCAATACCTGCAGTATCCGAACGAATCCGAAAGCTAGAAGATTCAAAGATTATTGAGCAATACACAGTGAAAATAAATCGAGAAAAAATGGGATATAAATTATTAGCGATGATATTCTTGAATATTGACCATGCAGCGAATATAAAGAATTTCAGAGAAGCTATCATCCAGTTTACAGAAGTAATTGAATGTCACCATATGGCTGGTGAATATGACTATTTGTTGAAAGTGTTAGTAGAGGACACGGCAGAATTAGAGATTCTACTAAATGACAGGCTAAAATCGATTCAAGGTGTTGCCACGTCCAATACGCTAATCGTATTATCCACACTAAAAGAAAACTCGAATAGGTAG
- a CDS encoding ABC transporter ATP-binding protein, translating to MIKLLKNLSVYKWIVLAVLGLVFIQSMTDLYLPTLMSDIIDKGVVSGDTKYIWKIGGLMLVVAAIGATASIIASFYSSKAAMGLGRDIRSKVFNHVEQFSLQDFDKIGTASLITRTTNDITQVQQVVIMMLRMVISAPIMFIGGLIMATSKDAKLSLVIVLAMPFLIGSVLLILYKGVPLFQTVQERLDRLNLVLRENLTGIRVVRAFNREKEEKARLQKANLELTDVSIKVNKIMAFLMPVMMLVMNLTVIGVIWFGGIRIDNGDMQIGDLMAFIQYVMQIMFALVMASMMFVMVPRAAVSAKRINEVLDMKPTFLDEGTMSANLKQGTLEFDHVSFSYPGAEESALTNISFHAQSGEITAIIGGTGAGKSTLVNLIPRFYDVTNGAIRVNGVDVRESSHEEVRSKIGFVPQKALLFSGTIAENVRFGKEDATLEEIEHAARIAQAEDFISKMKDGYESVITQGGSNVSGGQKQRLSIARALVRKPDIYIFDDSFSALDYKTDAKLREALKVETQNSTVIIVAQRVSTVIDADQIIVLDKGEIAGIGTHKELLENNSVYREIVESQLSEEEIA from the coding sequence ATGATTAAGTTACTCAAAAATCTTTCCGTATATAAGTGGATAGTTCTAGCAGTCCTTGGATTAGTTTTCATACAGTCCATGACTGATCTTTATCTACCCACACTTATGTCAGATATTATTGATAAAGGCGTAGTATCAGGCGACACCAAATATATTTGGAAAATCGGTGGATTGATGCTTGTAGTTGCTGCAATTGGAGCAACAGCATCTATTATTGCTAGCTTTTACTCATCAAAAGCCGCTATGGGTCTTGGGCGTGATATTCGTTCTAAAGTATTTAATCATGTTGAACAATTCTCGCTTCAAGATTTTGATAAGATTGGCACCGCTTCATTAATTACCAGAACAACAAATGACATTACACAAGTCCAACAAGTAGTTATTATGATGCTACGAATGGTTATTAGTGCACCTATTATGTTTATCGGTGGATTGATCATGGCAACATCAAAAGATGCGAAATTATCGCTTGTCATTGTTTTAGCTATGCCATTTCTTATTGGTTCTGTGCTTCTAATTCTTTATAAAGGTGTGCCACTTTTCCAAACAGTTCAAGAACGGTTAGATAGATTGAATTTAGTTTTACGTGAAAATTTGACTGGAATTCGTGTTGTACGTGCCTTTAATCGTGAGAAGGAAGAAAAAGCTCGCCTTCAAAAAGCTAATCTAGAATTAACAGATGTTTCGATTAAAGTAAACAAAATCATGGCGTTTTTAATGCCAGTTATGATGCTTGTTATGAATTTGACAGTTATTGGTGTCATTTGGTTTGGTGGTATTCGCATTGACAATGGTGACATGCAAATAGGTGACCTAATGGCCTTTATTCAATACGTTATGCAAATTATGTTTGCGCTTGTTATGGCGTCCATGATGTTTGTTATGGTACCACGTGCTGCCGTATCCGCAAAACGTATTAATGAAGTGCTTGATATGAAACCAACATTCTTAGACGAAGGTACAATGTCAGCTAACCTAAAACAGGGAACGCTTGAATTTGACCACGTATCATTTAGTTATCCTGGAGCTGAGGAATCCGCATTAACGAATATTAGTTTCCATGCTCAGTCAGGTGAAATTACCGCTATCATCGGAGGTACAGGTGCTGGTAAGTCAACACTTGTGAACTTAATACCTCGTTTTTATGACGTGACGAATGGTGCTATTCGAGTAAATGGTGTGGATGTTCGTGAATCTTCACACGAAGAAGTTCGTTCAAAAATCGGATTCGTCCCACAAAAAGCATTACTGTTTTCAGGAACAATTGCCGAAAACGTTCGCTTCGGGAAAGAAGATGCAACACTAGAGGAAATCGAGCACGCCGCTCGTATAGCTCAAGCAGAAGACTTTATTAGCAAAATGAAGGATGGCTATGAGTCTGTTATAACGCAAGGCGGCTCTAATGTATCCGGTGGTCAAAAACAGCGTTTGTCTATTGCACGAGCATTGGTTCGAAAACCAGACATTTATATTTTCGATGACAGCTTTTCTGCACTAGATTACAAAACGGATGCTAAATTACGGGAGGCGTTGAAAGTTGAAACGCAGAACTCAACCGTAATTATCGTCGCACAACGTGTTAGTACAGTTATTGATGCTGATCAAATTATCGTGTTAGATAAAGGAGAAATTGCTGGCATCGGTACTCATAAAGAATTGCTAGAAAATAATAGTGTGTATCGTGAAATTGTTGAATCACAGCTCTCAGAGGAGGAAATCGCATGA
- a CDS encoding CPBP family intramembrane glutamic endopeptidase: MVNIKKICLIAMLVMTAVSFANFLGFSIAGISVIIGIAFFFINNNLEKNVSADTGLNAKAIGTSLKDKTIYFWIVLPLILNVVCIVLAKLILPEYIEHLYGRTAFVVSLDKIIFLVFQLAILALGEEIAWRAFFQKQLSKALPIIPTLIFTSIIFAFGHIAEGSIVVVAYDIFFIFINSVLYGVIFYKTNNAWISAISHFIANLFSIIVISFLL; this comes from the coding sequence TTGGTTAATATAAAAAAAATATGTTTAATTGCAATGTTAGTTATGACCGCTGTTTCATTTGCTAATTTTTTAGGATTTAGTATTGCTGGGATATCTGTTATTATCGGTATTGCGTTTTTCTTTATTAATAATAATTTGGAAAAAAATGTTTCTGCTGACACTGGACTAAATGCAAAGGCAATTGGAACGAGTCTGAAAGACAAAACAATTTATTTTTGGATTGTTTTACCGCTGATTTTGAATGTTGTTTGTATTGTGTTGGCAAAATTAATTTTGCCCGAATACATAGAACATCTTTATGGAAGAACGGCGTTTGTTGTTTCGTTAGATAAGATAATATTTCTCGTCTTTCAACTTGCTATTTTAGCATTGGGTGAAGAAATTGCATGGAGGGCTTTTTTCCAAAAGCAATTGAGTAAAGCACTACCAATAATACCTACTTTAATTTTTACATCCATAATATTTGCATTTGGTCACATTGCGGAGGGGAGTATTGTTGTAGTCGCTTATGATATTTTCTTTATCTTTATAAATAGTGTTTTATATGGTGTGATATTTTATAAAACAAACAATGCGTGGATAAGTGCTATTTCACATTTTATTGCTAATTTATTTAGCATTATTGTAATATCATTTTTGTTGTGA
- a CDS encoding MarR family transcriptional regulator, which translates to MDNQSDMDSSEFLHSLWYLSRSLMRFVHKAALENDLSIPQYSLVLAIAPHKEMTQKQIGEKLQIPKSTLSQAVDGLVQAGWLYREPVQDNRREIQLILSEKGVALFEKMSAQKGSIHQTIQSVMDTLTKTQCIEIQTTLLHIADFIEKETNTKEIQQND; encoded by the coding sequence ATGGACAATCAGTCAGACATGGATTCATCAGAATTTTTACATTCACTTTGGTATCTGAGTAGAAGTCTTATGCGATTTGTACATAAAGCTGCATTAGAAAATGATTTATCTATACCACAATATTCTCTTGTACTGGCCATTGCACCCCATAAAGAAATGACTCAAAAGCAAATAGGTGAAAAATTACAAATTCCTAAAAGTACTTTAAGTCAGGCAGTAGATGGTCTTGTTCAAGCTGGATGGCTTTATAGGGAGCCAGTTCAGGATAATCGTCGTGAAATACAGTTAATACTTAGCGAAAAAGGTGTAGCATTGTTTGAGAAAATGAGTGCCCAAAAAGGAAGTATTCATCAGACCATCCAATCCGTTATGGATACACTTACTAAAACACAATGTATCGAGATACAAACTACCCTTCTCCATATCGCAGATTTTATAGAAAAAGAAACTAATACAAAGGAGATCCAACAGAATGATTAA